The Thermosulfurimonas sp. F29 genome includes a window with the following:
- a CDS encoding phosphomannomutase/phosphoglucomutase, whose amino-acid sequence MRVSPYIFREYDIRGKVGEDFTPEVVRAIGRAYGTVIRRRGGRKVLCGRDGRLSSPELEAALIEGITSSGISVTRIGLTPTPVMYFALHYFEGFDGGIQVTGSHNPPDMNGLKICVGKETIYGAEIRALRELIEKEDFESGSGDTEELDALTPYKNYLRENIRLFRPLRVVLDPGNGVCSLTAPEVFRDLGCEVECLFCEVDGTFPNHHPDPVVPENLRALRRRVVEVGADFGVGYDGDGDRLGVVNEKGEILWGDQLMVLFARKVLSERPGATVIGEVKCSQVMYDEIARAGGRPLMWKTGHSLIKNKMKETGAVLAGEMSGHIFFADRWFGFDDGVYASLRLAEIVSESERPLSEMLADLPRTWSTPEIRTECPDEIKFRVVEELVRTLKEEGFEVIDVDGARVVFPDGWGLVRASNTQPVLVLRFEARSPERLEEIRKTIEEKLARVRERF is encoded by the coding sequence ATGAGGGTCAGCCCCTACATTTTTCGGGAATACGACATCCGGGGGAAGGTGGGGGAGGACTTCACCCCCGAGGTGGTGCGGGCCATCGGGCGGGCCTACGGCACGGTGATCCGGAGACGGGGAGGGCGAAAGGTACTGTGCGGACGCGACGGGAGACTTTCCAGCCCGGAGCTCGAGGCCGCCCTTATCGAGGGAATCACCTCCAGCGGGATCTCGGTGACCCGTATTGGTCTGACCCCCACCCCGGTCATGTACTTCGCCCTGCACTACTTCGAGGGCTTCGACGGGGGGATCCAGGTCACCGGCTCCCACAATCCCCCGGACATGAACGGGCTGAAGATCTGCGTGGGAAAGGAGACCATTTACGGAGCCGAAATTCGGGCCCTGCGGGAGCTCATCGAAAAGGAGGACTTCGAGAGCGGAAGCGGGGACACGGAGGAACTGGACGCCCTCACCCCCTACAAGAATTACCTTCGGGAAAACATCCGTCTTTTCCGTCCCCTGCGGGTGGTGCTCGATCCGGGAAACGGCGTCTGTTCCCTTACTGCCCCGGAGGTCTTTCGGGACCTCGGCTGCGAGGTGGAGTGTCTCTTCTGCGAGGTGGACGGCACCTTTCCCAACCATCATCCCGATCCGGTGGTTCCGGAAAACCTCAGGGCCCTGCGCCGGCGCGTGGTGGAAGTGGGAGCCGATTTCGGAGTGGGCTACGACGGCGACGGAGATCGGCTGGGGGTGGTGAACGAAAAGGGGGAGATCCTCTGGGGAGACCAGCTCATGGTGCTTTTTGCCCGCAAGGTTCTTTCCGAGCGCCCCGGAGCCACCGTTATCGGCGAGGTCAAGTGTTCGCAGGTGATGTACGACGAGATCGCCCGGGCCGGAGGGCGCCCCCTCATGTGGAAGACCGGGCACTCCCTCATCAAGAACAAGATGAAGGAGACCGGGGCGGTGCTCGCCGGAGAGATGAGCGGACACATCTTTTTCGCGGATCGCTGGTTCGGGTTCGACGACGGAGTATACGCCAGTCTGCGACTTGCCGAAATCGTCTCCGAAAGCGAACGCCCACTTTCGGAGATGCTGGCCGACCTCCCGCGCACCTGGAGCACCCCGGAGATCCGTACCGAGTGTCCGGACGAGATCAAGTTCCGGGTGGTGGAAGAGCTGGTGCGGACGCTGAAGGAGGAGGGATTCGAGGTCATCGATGTGGACGGAGCCCGGGTGGTCTTTCCCGACGGATGGGGGCTGGTGCGGGCCTCAAACACCCAGCCCGTTCTGGTGCTGCGTTTTGAGGCCCGGAGTCCCGAACGACTCGAAGAGATCCGGAAGACGATAGAGGAAAAACTCGCCAGAGTCCGGGAAAGATTCTGA
- the recJ gene encoding single-stranded-DNA-specific exonuclease RecJ produces MGFAQYHWILKLPPREIVEELRHRGGFPELLAVLLANRGFRDPRRAHAFLYPELSDFADPMTIPEMPEAVRTLAEALTAGEPIGIYADYDADGVTGAALLHLFLREIGARTEVLFPHRERDGYGFHAHLLPFFREKGVRVLVTVDCGITGHEAVIEARRLGLQVIVTDHHELPPRLPPARAVITGKRLPGDSPFHDLAGVGTVLALVRALRRYLLETGFFSSRPVPNLKRYLDLAALGTLADMVPLRGENRLIAFFGLAELSSSERPGIKALMEVSGVNGAVGTEEVLFRLAPRINAAGRLREARLAFELLVSHDPERARELAAELNRLNSERQRVEERVLAEALARMEGTDPPAGIVLYGEDWPLGVLGIAAGRIAERFYRPVVLLTRKGEVLKGSGRSIPEVDLYRAFRLCQQNLLAYGGHPAAGGLKISPEALEEFQRAFARAVEHLLSEKGLRSPLKPRLTLEGQVRLREVLDPEFVEGFQRLAPFGPGNPEPVLAFSGFEVRQPRLVAEKHLRFTLWQEGLGLSAVGFNFPEKALTFLNEGGGRLYLAASPCISEFQGNRYLELRIKDLARR; encoded by the coding sequence ATGGGGTTCGCTCAATATCACTGGATCCTGAAGCTCCCCCCTCGAGAAATCGTGGAGGAGTTGCGCCATCGCGGCGGTTTCCCGGAATTGCTGGCGGTGTTGCTGGCCAATCGGGGATTTCGGGACCCCCGCAGGGCTCACGCCTTCCTCTATCCGGAGCTTTCCGACTTCGCCGATCCCATGACCATCCCGGAGATGCCCGAGGCGGTGAGGACGCTTGCCGAGGCCCTTACGGCCGGAGAGCCCATAGGCATCTACGCCGACTACGACGCCGACGGGGTGACCGGGGCGGCCCTCCTCCACCTCTTTTTACGGGAGATCGGGGCGCGGACCGAGGTCCTCTTTCCCCACCGGGAACGGGACGGTTACGGTTTTCACGCCCACCTCCTCCCCTTTTTCCGGGAAAAGGGGGTGCGGGTGCTCGTCACCGTGGACTGCGGTATTACCGGTCACGAGGCCGTGATCGAGGCCCGAAGACTCGGACTTCAGGTGATCGTTACCGACCATCACGAGCTTCCCCCGCGTCTTCCCCCGGCCCGGGCCGTGATCACCGGAAAACGCCTGCCCGGGGACTCTCCCTTCCACGACCTTGCCGGAGTGGGCACCGTGCTGGCCCTGGTGAGGGCCCTCAGGCGCTACCTACTGGAAACGGGTTTCTTTTCCTCAAGGCCCGTCCCTAATCTCAAGCGTTATCTGGATCTTGCCGCTCTGGGCACCCTGGCGGACATGGTCCCCCTGCGGGGAGAGAACCGTCTCATAGCCTTCTTCGGGCTGGCCGAACTCTCCTCGAGCGAACGCCCCGGGATCAAGGCCCTGATGGAGGTTTCCGGGGTGAACGGAGCGGTGGGCACCGAGGAGGTCCTGTTTCGGCTGGCTCCCCGGATCAACGCCGCCGGGAGGCTTCGGGAGGCCCGGCTGGCCTTCGAGCTCCTGGTGAGCCACGATCCGGAAAGGGCCCGGGAACTGGCCGCCGAACTGAATCGCCTCAACAGCGAACGACAGAGGGTGGAGGAACGGGTGCTTGCCGAGGCGCTGGCCCGGATGGAGGGAACGGATCCCCCCGCGGGAATAGTTCTTTACGGGGAGGACTGGCCCCTGGGGGTTCTGGGGATTGCGGCCGGTCGCATAGCCGAGAGGTTCTACCGCCCGGTGGTACTCCTTACCCGAAAGGGGGAGGTGCTCAAGGGCTCGGGCCGCAGCATCCCCGAGGTGGATCTCTACCGGGCCTTTCGCCTGTGCCAGCAAAACCTCCTGGCCTACGGAGGGCATCCCGCCGCAGGGGGGCTCAAGATCTCCCCGGAGGCCCTGGAGGAGTTTCAGCGGGCCTTCGCCCGGGCGGTGGAGCACCTCCTTTCCGAAAAGGGACTTCGTTCTCCGCTCAAACCCAGGCTGACCCTGGAGGGGCAGGTCCGCCTCAGGGAGGTCCTGGATCCCGAATTCGTGGAGGGCTTCCAGAGGCTCGCCCCCTTCGGACCGGGGAATCCCGAACCGGTGCTGGCCTTTTCCGGGTTTGAGGTGAGACAGCCGCGCCTCGTGGCGGAAAAACACCTCCGTTTCACCCTCTGGCAGGAGGGCCTGGGGCTTTCCGCCGTGGGGTTCAACTTTCCGGAAAAAGCCTTAACTTTCCTCAACGAAGGGGGAGGCAGGCTTTATCTTGCCGCGAGTCCCTGCATTTCCGAGTTCCAGGGGAACCGTTACCTGGAACTCCGCATAAAAGATCTGGCCAGGAGGTAA
- a CDS encoding DUF721 domain-containing protein, with protein MEPLGRVLEGLLPAPGYRERLAAWRVLSDWEEIVGEELASRTRPAAFARGVLTLAVSDPVWASALRFEAPRILSLLNRRAGRELFREIRFVVEVFPRPRRKKRLPELSPEEEARLEESVRVIEDPELREVFRAWRRVLLQAGKRN; from the coding sequence ATGGAACCGCTGGGCAGGGTCCTGGAAGGTCTCCTCCCGGCCCCGGGGTATCGGGAGAGGCTCGCGGCCTGGCGGGTCCTTTCGGACTGGGAGGAGATCGTGGGCGAGGAGCTGGCCTCCCGCACCCGTCCCGCGGCCTTTGCCAGAGGGGTTCTCACCCTGGCGGTGAGCGATCCGGTCTGGGCCTCGGCCCTCCGTTTCGAAGCCCCCCGGATCCTCTCCCTTCTTAACCGGCGAGCGGGAAGGGAACTCTTCCGGGAGATCCGTTTCGTGGTGGAGGTCTTTCCCCGCCCGCGCCGTAAAAAACGCCTTCCCGAACTCTCCCCGGAGGAGGAAGCCCGTCTGGAGGAATCCGTGCGCGTGATCGAGGATCCGGAGTTGCGGGAGGTCTTCAGGGCCTGGCGGAGAGTCCTTCTTCAGGCCGGGAAAAGAAATTAG
- a CDS encoding DUF4911 domain-containing protein produces MESAKVELRVNPRRLSFLRFLLEGFGHLALPVTLSGREGRVLLLVHPDEEERLRGILRDLDPWLT; encoded by the coding sequence ATGGAAAGCGCAAAGGTGGAGCTCCGGGTAAACCCGCGCCGCCTTTCCTTTTTGAGATTCCTCCTCGAGGGGTTCGGACATCTGGCCCTGCCGGTAACCCTTTCCGGCCGGGAAGGGAGGGTTCTACTTCTGGTGCATCCCGACGAGGAGGAACGCCTGCGCGGGATCCTGCGGGACCTCGATCCCTGGTTGACCTAG